aattcaataaGTAGTATATCAAGCATTAATTAAGGTATATAGATCTTTCAAAATGTTATAAGATttactcctttatttttttcagttataattATGTGGATTTATGCCCATTCATGGTCATTTTGGTATGGGATATAAAGAGATATTCCTGTCGAAGTTAGATTAACAAAGCATTACTTATACTCCCCATCTAACAGATGTAGGAAGGattcatttacacattaaaattatatatagatataaagaaaagcatATTTAATTTGTGCGATTTTCGTTGACATATATTCTGATCAGTTGGCTACTACGGGCTAACAAGGACAACACAATCGACTGCAGCAGGACTGACTGTTACCAGAGCAAGTGGAGCCAAGTTGTATTAGGGAATGTATCTCCATTTATGCCTGGTCAATGAGGTATCGCAAGACAGTATTGCGATTCACCTCTTGGCTTATCATTttagtaaaaaaactaaaaaatgtcaGTGGCATGGCGTCTAATTGTGAATCATCAAGAATTCTACCATACTGAAAAGTGGAATTTTATGAGGTACCTGTGACCTGTGTTGCTGTAGGCGTGGCTGTCGGGGTATCGTTGTTGGGACCCATTTGCTGCCTCTGGGCAGATCTCGGTGACATGCGGAAGTTATCTGTCACATCTAACTCGCGGATGTGGATTTTTTCCATGCTCATGGAGTCCGTGCGACCGCAGGGTTCGGGTCTTAAATCCTGTGGgtaaaggaaaatttaatttcAGAGTTATGGAAACGGTACAGCTTAAATAGTTCTTGTTGATGTTTCTGTTGTGTTATATTACTGTTACTGATGTTGTGCTCTATTTGTAGTCGTGGTTCTTGCTTCAGAAGATTCTACAACAATTTCtacacagcgcctcagtggcgtggttggtatggtgttggccttccacctcggtggtcgcgagttcgattctcgaccattccattgaggagtgagagatgtgtatttctggtgatagaagttcactctcgacgtggttcggaagtcacgtaaagccgttggtcccgttgctgaataaccagtggttccatgtaacaaaaaacaccatacaaacaaacaaacaaagcaaactatttttacatgaatttaaagattttattatctaactaaaacctTCAGTTAAATTCgcttacgttttttttattttttacttttttttttttttttttttagaaaataagctATTTTATTTATCGAAATGGTCAGTGAATGAAGTAAATTTATTCCAaataaatgcaatgtattttaaGCTCGGTCTTTGTAAGTTTCCTACGAAACTACAGCACTAATTAGCACAGCAGGGTCTTTAGAACCCTTTTATAGCGCTAACAACAATAAACAATGGGTTATTATCTCACGGCGACTGAACCCCATCTAGAGCACCCTGGGACGATGGAGCAAGTTGACTCCAAGCAGAAGAAGTCGGTTCTTTGCCTTGAAGCATTGGAGCCTGGAAGACTTTGCGTTTCCTCGTACAGGCAATCATTCTGAATGACTATTATCCTTTCGTGTTATTTTCTCTACAGATGAAGTTATGGATGATCTAAGTGAGAAAATTTGTATGTTAAGTGACACTTTTGGAGGAGAAATTCTGCATAAACAGAAGATGAAATGATGAGAACATTTGTAGTTTAAGTGAGACTTTTGGTGGGGAAATTCTGTATAAGCAGAAGATGAAATTATGAGATGATTTGTGATTTAAGTGACACTTTTGGAGGAGAAATTCTTTATAAGCAGAAGATGAAATTATGAGAAAATTTCTAGTTTACGTGATATTTTTGGAGGAGAAATTCTTTATAAGCAGAAAAAAGAATGCATGAATACATTACAGGGCACACAATTCACCCAGGTGCAACGGATTGAAAATTGATATTCAGTGAATCATTCCTTTGGACTGAATACTTTTATCAATCCGACCAACAGCAAATTTAGCCTGCATTGTGCTTAAATCTGCAAAGAAAAGACGATCAAATGTCCCTTGTTGAATTATGTCAGAATGAAACATTTAGGAGGGAGagatttaaaaggaaattaacttcattttcctttctgcGAGTTTAGCCATTAGTTTTACTTCATTTACTGCCACCTATTCCAGTGCTCGAACTGGCTCTTAGAAATAATTGCCTTTTGGCCGTTTAATTCCTCGGTGCAGCTGGAAATGATATAATTTTCCAAgcagattaaaaaagaatacgtTGCTTGGGATTGGATATATACGGATATGACTGGAAAAACGTACAGTTTTagacagagacagaaaaaaatacgTGTGTATGTTGCGATATCCCCATTAACGTTAGGAAACACCTCTTAATTCGATTTGAATTGAAAATAAAGACACTAAATAAAACTGTCGAATgttgttgaaatatattattttattagagaggataaagaagaggagagaggcagGCAAAAAGGTTAATATACAGACAAACAAGCAAACCTTCCCTTGCTCTACGCATGTATGCGTTTTCAATTCACTTGTAACTCGATATGCATAAATTATGTGCTGCGAATGCATACTGCATTTATGGTAAATCGGATCGAGTTGCCAAACACTTTCCAGCAATGAGAAACTTTGAAAGCCTATTTGGCTCATTTATCAAAAGGCCACCCAGGCGCCATCCAAAGAGGAAATAAGCCGTCAGATGTAAGTTGTTTTAAGGTCGTTCTGAAAGATTCCCAACGGTTACCTGCGTTGGAATAAAATTGACACTTTTCAGGACTAGTGATTAAAACTAGCAAGAGGAGAGGAGCCATGAATAAACACCACGAGAAAAACTTTTTTGGGGAAAGAGTAATGGTAAAGGAGACTCAAAAGGTTGCGAAACTTTTGAGAAGAAGACTttggaaaagcgagagagagagagagagagagagagctggaatcaCTTCCTACGAAAGGTCATTCATCATCAAAGGAAGGTAGAGGTTAGGTTTATGGAGAGAGTCCAGAAATAGATCGGTGCAAAAGTAAAACGACGCGAACTGACACATATGGTTTTAGACTAGTTAGGTTTTactaaggtgtgtgtgtgtgttgtagcagggtcggccgctcgaaAAAGTTGACTCGAGCGCCAACCTTGCTATGTAGTGGGTTTAATAAagtcgaaagaagaagaataagatatataatgttttggtatgcatatatgtattatatatatatattatatatatatatatatatatatatatatatatatatatatacacacataaatacttatttttatgcatatgatataatgTTAATGACACCTAAATCTTTGACATTAGCCTTACAATAGGTGCCTTTACCTTTTCTTAGTAATAAGAGGCAATATAATCCATTGAAAGTTTCTGAAGGTAACGGACCTTCGTGGAGCATAACTCACGTTTTGTAGGATGGTCTTATCATCCTTGACAGACGTCGGGGGCTCAAAATGGAGGAAGACGAGTCGGGCCATTCCTCCTAAAACTACTTTTTTGACCACAGTGGGAACCTCCAGCCCTCTGATTCCCCGGTGGTGTATGTTCAGCGTCAGCACTGACAGCCCAGAGGCGAAGCTGACGAGGCAGATTGTAACGCCGTAGTACATACCTGAGGGAGAAAAGGGTTTGGTAAATACTGCACCAAGTAGGGTTATAGAAACGTTTATTTATGCACAGAGCTACATCATGGTTCCCctctaatttacttatttatgttcAAAGTTCCATTATGATTCCCCTGGAAGTTATTTATGTTCAGAGTTCCAACGTGGTTCCCCATGAAGTGACCTATTTATGTTCAGACTTCCAACGTGGTTCCCCTAGAAGTGACCTATTTATGTTCAGAGTTCCAACGTTGTTACCCTGGAAGTGAcctatttttgtttaaagttccATCGTGGTTTCCATGCAAGTGACCTATTTATGTTCAGACTTTCAACGTTGTTCCCCTTGGAGTTACTTATGTTCAGAGTTCCAATGTGGTTCCACTGGAAGTTAAAAGCAATTTGAGGTGTAATTCAGCTACACTCAtataatctgaaaaattaatagtgattctaaaatagtcaCTGTATTATTAGGCATGTGTTACAATCTGATGAATAGTCAAAGCCGATTATAAGCGAGTGATAATTGCGTATAACTCATGCCACCCACCTTCCTTATAATTGCCTAACAGTTGCGGTTGTATATTGGTTAAACGAGTAATATGTCTCTCCGATAGACTTAGTGTATTGTTTATATCATACACCATTATTCtgtgatttcattatattttcgagCATGCTATTAATttacagggttggcaatgattaaatcaaactgatttaatcaagtgattaaatcactgatttttttcgttaaaaactaatgatttttttatttattttttttatttgaaagcaaacaagtTGAAAAATAGGGTTTGGAGGTTTATAAAAAGTttagcataactgtgctgcatctatttattttgatataaaaaaaattgcaagtacatatgtaatgaggtaatttcctcattattcatttggtaaacgtgtaactcgagcgtcaaggcaaaacaaacaaacctctctctattCCAAGTGACTAGCGGCtcgcgaccttctctttctctctctctctctaagcgatacctctctctctctctctctctctctctctctctctctctctctctctctctctctactctactctaactggtaatgaaaatgagagagttgcatcataagaaaatacatttattaacaatgaataaataatgaattaatcaagtcttacagactaactcaaaaaccccaacagtaaaatgtctgacagtatgcagtcaccaaaaagtctatatccatcggggactctcggtccccctttgccagaaccgtctgtttcaaagacacgagaaacacactcgtaagtacccataattttagcaacaaaatcaaagattagatattcttataaatgtcaaacagacaacaagccacccctttggctaaagtaatttaactcacccatgcagccggactatttcgcacacttaataaaaaaccacttcggagagcaccacggcatcctgcctttctctcaaagacgcctctatcaaaatcccccaatagacttgggtatccaacattttcaatagaagaggcgcacacgcacttaaGAACGCACACttcattagcgcctcacaatactagctgcatccagttttcccaaaggcactttgagaagagttccatgaactgagtacattgacttgtctaactatgcagttttatctcacgccatccatagaaactcattgttcagcttctctcgggtcgttgcttctgctctgttcttcacattccaaaaggtcacagcgaacatattggcaatat
The nucleotide sequence above comes from Macrobrachium nipponense isolate FS-2020 chromosome 37, ASM1510439v2, whole genome shotgun sequence. Encoded proteins:
- the LOC135209073 gene encoding ligand-gated ion channel 4-like encodes the protein MYYGVTICLVSFASGLSVLTLNIHHRGIRGLEVPTVVKKVVLGGMARLVFLHFEPPTSVKDDKTILQNDLRPEPCGRTDSMSMEKIHIRELDVTDNFRMSPRSAQRQQMGPNNDTPTATPTATQVTEFEQHFVRVLNKVYQTIEKNEMRLGEHDRREAVRVEWQQVSLVCDRVLLACFLLSTVIATTTILFSSPHGP